The following nucleotide sequence is from Synergistaceae bacterium.
GGGAAAGTCCGGTTGATAGCTCCTGCGGCGGTGTCGGAAGATAAGCTTTCCCGAACGCTCAAAGGCATTGCCGAAGAGTTGGAAAGCAGACTCGGCGACAGGGCCTACCCAGCAAAATACGCCATACTTTATGATGAAAACGATAAGGATGCGTGCAAAGGCGCGTCTCTCTTTCCGCTGGAGGGTTTTGACAAGATAAAGGTGGCAGACCGGCTTCCTGTCTCCGGCAACTGGCTCTCTATCGCCTCTGAGGATTCAGGAGCCCCCATTGTCGTTTTTTTCTCGGTCAAAGGAGGCGTTGGTCGTTCCACAGCGATTGCGGCCTCGGCTCTATCATTGGCCCAAAATGGCAAAAAAGTCCTTGTCCTCGACATGGACCTCGCATCCCCCGGGCTTTCATCCGCTTTACTCCCGGAAAATCGTCGCCCGAAATACGGTATTGTGGACTGGCTGATAGAGGACCTGGTCGGAAACGGCGACTCCATTCTTGATAAAATGTATGCGAAGAGCGATATTATCCGCGACGAAGAGGTCTTCGTAGTCCCGGCGCATGGACGCGAGCCCGGCGAATACGTCTCAAAGCTTGGCAGGGCATGGATGTCCGTCGTGAGGGATGATGGAACCAGAGAGAGTTGGCCGCAAAGATTGCGACGTATGGTCGACGAATTGAAGAAAGCTCTGGACCCCGAAATCGTGCTAATCGACTCGCGCTCGGGAATTGACGACTTGGCCTCGGCCTGCGTCACCGACCTCGGGGCCAAGCTGATACTTTTGTTCGCGTTTGACGACGATCAGACCTGGACGGGACACCAAATACTATTCCGTCACTGGCGGCATGCTTCAGTAGCAAAAGAAATACGGGAACGATTGCAGCTTGTGGCGGCGATGATGCCGGAGACCGATACGTTGGAGCGTTTGGGAGAAATGAGGGAAGCCGGCTACGAGTTATTCGCAGCCGAACTGTACGATGCCATTCCCCCGGGTGAAATGATAGGTGAACGATGGAACTTCGAAGAATCGGATGATTTAGCCCCGCACGCCCCATGGCTCATTCGTAGACATCAGGGTTTCACCTCTCTGAAAACCCTCCGCGGTCGCCTTTCTAAAATCGAAGAGAGCACTGTGGTACATGTCTTCGGCCCGTTGATTCAAGGTCTTGGCGAACTTATAGAGGAGCAGGACTCCGATGGATAACGCTGTTGAACTCCGACAAGCCATACTTGCCGCACCGCTCGAATCAAGCAGCTTTGGAGAAGAACCCCTTCCAGGAACGCTGTACATACCACCGTCGCATGTCAAAGCACTACGGCTTGATGTACACCTTGTCGTAGGAGGAAGAGGCGTGGGGAAGTCTTTTTGGACCGCCGCGTTGCTTTCAGGCGATCTGCGTGCGATTATTGACGGCGCTGCTCCGGAACTGGAGAATGTCGACATTGTCACAGGCTTTTCCGGTCGCGGTGACACCGATGCGTATCCTAACGAGGACGTTTTTTCGAAACTGCTTGGCGACGGGTACGATCCTTATGACATATGGCGGACAGTGATGCTGCGCCATATCATAGACGGACGCGTCATCCTCGAAAAATACTGGCGGGATGCAATAACCTGGTTCAAGGCCAATCCGGAGGAGGTTGAGCGGGAGCTTCGCTCTACTGATAATTTGATGAGCAAGGACGGACGTCGAAAGCTTATTTTGTTCGATGCGCTTGACCGCACCAGCAGTGATTGGGACAGCATGGATAAGATTGTTCGGGGACTTTTGCGCGCCGCGCTTTGGCTCAGGTCGTACACCTCTTTCCACGCCAAGATTTTCCTGCGTACAGACCAGTTCGAGCGAACAGTTACGGATTTCCCCGACGCATCCAAACTGCTTGCGACACGAGCGGAATTATCCTGGGCTCGCCACGACCTTCACGGTTTGCTATGGCAACGCCTAATCAATACACAGGGTGGCCATGGAGAGGTCCTGCGTGAAGCATACCGCTCGGTAGTCGGTGAACTGCCTGAATGCGTCGAAGAAGTATGGTTGCTTCATGAGGAGGCAAAGCGTGAGACACCCTTTCAGAAGAAGCTTTTCGAGAAGCTCGCGGGCCCCTGGATGGGCCGCGACCGTCGTAGAGGCGTTCCTTATACGTGGTCTGTGGGGCATCTTGCGGATGGTAACGGAATGACCTCGCCCCGTTCGTTTCTTGCCGCCCTCCGGCAGGCGACTTCAGACACTAAAGAGCGCTACCCCGATCACGAGCGCGCCCTGCACTACGAAAGCATCAAACGCGGTATCCGCAAAGCCTCTGAGATACGGGTAGACGAAATTTCAGAGGACTACCCGTGGGTGAAAGACGTATTGTCGTGCCTGGAAGGCCTGACAGTCCCATGTGAGTACGATGCTATCATTAAACGCTGGGAGGGAAAATTCCCCGAAGGACCAGACAGCATTGCCACCAACCGCCTACCGCCCCAGCATGCGAGAAGAGGATGGGACGGCCTTAGGGAAGACTTATCGCGAATTGGTCTGATCGAGGTGAAAAGCGACGGCCGAATAGATATGCCCGACCTTTACCGAGTCGGCTTCGGTCTGGGTCGCAAAGGTGGAGTCAAACCAAAGGGATAAACGACGATGGGGTCCCCCTCTATCGTCACGAACGGTGAGGAAGGCGGCTAGAAACAAGCC
It contains:
- a CDS encoding septum site-determining protein MinD, whose translation is MTTFDETLPIITEILKRHKAELSNMDWLLVNRDLKGKVRLIAPAAVSEDKLSRTLKGIAEELESRLGDRAYPAKYAILYDENDKDACKGASLFPLEGFDKIKVADRLPVSGNWLSIASEDSGAPIVVFFSVKGGVGRSTAIAASALSLAQNGKKVLVLDMDLASPGLSSALLPENRRPKYGIVDWLIEDLVGNGDSILDKMYAKSDIIRDEEVFVVPAHGREPGEYVSKLGRAWMSVVRDDGTRESWPQRLRRMVDELKKALDPEIVLIDSRSGIDDLASACVTDLGAKLILLFAFDDDQTWTGHQILFRHWRHASVAKEIRERLQLVAAMMPETDTLERLGEMREAGYELFAAELYDAIPPGEMIGERWNFEESDDLAPHAPWLIRRHQGFTSLKTLRGRLSKIEESTVVHVFGPLIQGLGELIEEQDSDG